The DNA region GGATGAAACCGGTCTCCTCCGGACCGCCCGGCAGTTGGTGATCGCGTTTGATGCTGCGGCTCACCCCCACCAGCCTTTGTGGAAAGAGTCTTATGACACGATCAGGAAACACTCGGAAGCGCTCTTGCTTCCGATCCGGATGCAAAGGCGGGAGGCATACGACACGGCTCTCGAACGGTTGGAACAAGAGTATCGGTTGATTCGTCCGGGATTGGTGGTGGCCAAAAGTCCCGCGGTCGTGTCCCGCATGGATTCGTTGATGGCTTTTCTGAAAAAAGCGCAAGACTGGAAGGAGATCCGGTACGCGGCGGATCAGTGGCTCGCTTTGCTTCAACCCCTGTTCTTCGGTACGGAAAAAGAAGTGATGGCCGTGGTGACGGGATGGGATGAACGGGTCACCTGGAGGTTTGCCCTGTGGCTCGGGATGCTCACCGCCACCGCCTTGACTTGGGCCAGTTGGAACAAATACCGGCAAACCGTCGCATCAGGCGGAACCGGATAAAAACACCCCGTTTCCCGGGAGTCCCGGAAACGGGGTGTTTTGACGGTTCATTCTTTTTCCGCGGAAACTTCGTCGGGGTTGTCGTATGTGAAACCTTCTCCCTGCACGTCCCGGGTATCGTGAACCACCACGAACGCGTAAGGGTCCGTTTTGTTGATGATCCGCTTCAACTTGGGAAGCTCGTTCGGCGCGACGACCGCATACAAAACGTCTTTCTCCTGTCCGGTATATCCTCCGCGTCCCTTGAGCAAAGTGACTCCGCGGTTCATCTTCTGGGTGATGGCCCGGGCCAGTTCGTGCGGACAATTGGAAATGATGGTGGCCGCTTTGGAGGCGTTCAGCCCTTCCACCACGAAGTCGACCACGCGGGCTCCCACAAAAACCGCCACCAGCGTGTACATCGCTTTGTTGATGCCGATCAGGAAGACGGAACATCCGATGACGGCGAAATCAAACAGGAACATGGTTTTCCCGATGCTGAGACCGAACCATTTGTTGGCCAATCGGGCGATGATGTCCACGCCGCCGGTGGTGCCGCCGACGCGAAAGATGAGGCCGAGCCCCAGACCGACCATCACACCGGTGTACAGGGCGCAGAGAAGGAAATCTTCCACCGGCCCGGTCCATTGGTGTCGAAGGAATTCGGTGAGGCTCAGCATCAGGGTCAGCGCGTTGATGCCGATGACGGTATAGATGAAGGTCCGCTTGCCGAGTTCGCGCCAACCGATGATGAGCAGCGGAATGTTCAGCGTCCATATGACAATCCCGACATCCCAGCCCAGCCAGTAGTGAACCAACAGGGCGATGCCCGTAAGGCCCCCTTCCGCCAGTTGGGCGGGAATGGCGAAGTAATTGATTCCGACGGAGAAGATCAGCGCGCCCAAGAAAATGGCCGCGATGTTTTTTGTGTGATTGAGCAGTTTCCCCTGTTTCATGTTCGTTCGCCTCTTTGTCTGCAAATATCCTCATCTATCATACATCCTTCCATTTGCAGGATCAATGAAAATGCGGTAAAGCATGACCGTGGCACCGTGTGTCCAACATTCACTGGAGCGGTCAATTCCGGAACATCATGTTTGATCGCAAGCAAACGCTTCTGTCTGTGGTTGCGGCGATCCGTCGGAAAAAAGGGGTTCTCCGAATCTCCGTGAACCGACGGTTCAAGCTGTGGGGCGGGGCATTGTTTTTTTCTGCTTCCATCGGTTAACATGATAGAGAATATGGAGGGTGATGGCTGCATGGCAGGCAAGACGTTGAGCGACATTCAGCAGGAAGTGCATGAATACATCAGCCAGTTCAAGGAAGGGTATTTCAAACCGTTGTCCATGTTGGCCAGAATGACCGAAGAGGTCGGCGAACTTGCCCGGGAAGTGAATCACTTGTACGGAGAAAAGCCGAAAAAACCCGGGGAGAAGGAAAATACCGTTTCCGGCGAGCTGGGAGACATTTTGTTCATCGTGGTTTGTTTTGCCAATTCGTTGGGGATCAGTCTGGAAGAAGCTTTTGATGAAGTGATGCAAAAATACCGGACAAGGGATGCCAACCGGTGGACTCGCATCGAAAAACCGTAAGACGTCGGTCATCATAAGCGGCAAGAATGGCAGCAAAGGGGTATGCATCATGGCGATTCGTGTGATTGTCGCGGGTGCCAGCGGCAGAATGGGACAAGAAGTCGTGAAAATGATCCGCAATGAAGACAAAATTCGTTTGGTGGGAGGGGTGTCGCGTTCCCGAAAAGGGGAGGATGCCGGCGAAGTGGCAGGGGTCGGGCCGCTCGGCGTGACGTTGGTCGGGTCGGTCGAAGAAGCTCTCAAGCAGACCGAGGCGGATGTCCTGGTGGATTTGACCGTTCCTCACGCCGTCAAGGCACACATGGAACTGGCCATCCGTGCAGGAGTTCGGCCGGTGGTGGGAACCAGCGGATTGTCGCGGGACGATTTGAACGGAATCGCGCGCCTGTGTGCCGAAAGGGGAGTGGGGGCCATTGTCGCACCCAATTTCGCCATCGGGGCGGTGCTGATGATGATGTTCGCCCGGAAGGCGGCACAATACCTGCCTCACGTGGAAATCATTGAATCCCATCATGACCGGAAACTGGATGCACCTTCCGGTACGGCGGTGAAAACCGCGGAAATGATCGCCCAAAACCGTCCGGAATTCCGGCAGGGACATCCGGATGAAGAGGAGTGGATCGACGGCGCTCGCGGAGCGTTTGTGCAAGGCTTTCGCATTCACAGCGTGCGATTGCCCGGCCTGGTGGCCCATCAGGAAGTTTTGTTTGGAGGGCATGGACAGCTGCTGACGATCCGTCATGACTCGTTCAATCGCGAGTCATTCATGCCGGGAGTGAAACTGGCCATCGAAAAAGTGTTGCAGCTGGACGGCCTCGTTTACGGTTTGGAGAACATTCTCGAATGACATGGGGGAAGAATCGGATCGTGAAAAAGGAGACACCCCGTTTTCCCATTTTGACCGGTGAAACGCCGCTTCAACCCCTGCGGCGTTTTTCGGAGCATGCCGGAGCGGAAATCTGGATCAAACGCGATGATCTGACCGGGATCGGTGTGGGTGGAAACAAACTGCGAAAGTTGGAGTTCCTGCTGGGGGAAGCATTGGATCGCGGATGCGATCTCGTGCTTACCGGAGGAAGTCCGCAGTCCAATCACGCCAGGCTGACTGCAGCGGCGGCGGCTGCCGCCGGACTGAAAGCGCGGCTTCTGTTTGCGGGACGGCGAACGGGTCCCATGCAGGGGAACCTTCTTCTCGACCGGATTCTGGGGGCCGAGGTGATCCTTACCGGCAAGTACGGAACGAAAGGATTGCTGGAGGCCATGGAGGAAGAAGCGGAAAACGCCCGCTCCGCCGGTCTGAACCCGTACGTGATTCCCGTCGGCGGATCAACCCCGGTCGGGGATTGGGGGTATGTGCTGGCGTGGCGGGAACTGGAGAGCCAACGCGAACGAATGGGCATTCCGCCCTTTGATGAAATCGTGGTGGCGCTGGGTACCGGCGGAACGCTGGCCGGCCTCTGGATCGGGGGTTTCCTGGACGGATCGAAGACACGCCTGACCGGGATCAGCGTTTGGGAAACGAAAGAACGGGCGATACCCGAACTCCGCGGGCATGCGGAGAATCTGGCTGCCTGGATCGGTGTCACACCGCCGCCGGATGAATCCGGAGTGGAGGTGGATGACCGATTTTTCGGGCCGAAATACGGGGTCCCTTCGGAAGCCGGCAATGCCGCCATCCGGTTGCTCGCCAGAACGGAAGGGATCTTTGCCGATCCGGTGTACACGGGAAAAGCGCTGGCCGGGATGCTGGAACGAATCCGGAGGGGAGAAATGGCCGGCAGACGGATCCTCTTCTGGCACACGGGGGGATTGCCGGCTGTTTTTGCGCATGCCGCTTCTTTTGAGGAGGATGATGGATCGTGAACATCGCATTGATTGCGCACGACCGGATGAAAGAGCAAATGATCCGGTTTTGCCTCGCCTATGAACCGATCCTGCGCCGGCACAGTCTGTTTGCGACGGGTACCACCGGAACGCGGGTCATGGAAGCCACGGGCCTGAACGTGCGGCGGTTTCTGTCCGGCCCGCTCGGCGGTGACCAGCAGATCGGTGCCCTTGTGGCGGAAGACCGCATGGATCTCATCCTGTTTTTCCGGGATCCGCTCACGGCGCAGCCTCATGAGCCGGACATTTTGGCTCTGCTTCGGCTGGCCGATGTGCACGACATCCCCGTGGCCACCAATCTTGCTTCCGCGGAAATCCTGATCCGGGCGGTGGAGCGGGGAGAGCTTTCCTGGAGGGAAAGCAAAAACGAACGCTGAAGGAACCAACTGAGGGAAAGAGGGAGCACCGTGGAAGGCACAAATTCGGTCGACATTCTGGCTTTCGGTGCCCATCCGGATGATGTGGAAATCGGAGTGGGCGGCATCTTGGCGAAGCACGCCGCGGCGGGCTTTTCCATCGCGATTTGCAACCTGACCCATGCCGAACTTTCATCGAACGGCACCGTGGAAATCCGCAAAATGGAAGCCAAACAGGCGGCACGCATTCTGGGTGTGCGAAAGTTGATCAATCTCGGATTTCCCGATCGGGGACTGCGCGGAGACAGGGAAGAGGTGCTGAAGATTGCCCAGGTGATCCGCCAGCTCAGACCCAAAATCGTGTTGTCTCCGTACTTTGAAGATCGCCATCCGGATCATGTGATGACCAGTCGATTGGTGAAAGATGCCGTGTTTGACGCGGCGATCCGCAAAATCCGCACCCCCGGTGACGAAGCACCGCATCGCGTTCCGCAGGTGTACCATTATTTCATCAATGACATCCATCCGGCGGATGTCATCGTGGACATCTCGGACTTTTACGAAATCAAGGTGAATGCGATTCTGGCATACCGGAGCCAGTTTGATCGTCAGTCGGGGGAAGTCTCCACCCCGTTGAACAATCCCGCGTATCTGGCGATGATCCGGGGGCGGGATCAACTTTGGGGACAGCAGGTGGGCAGCATGTACGGAGAGGCGTTGGTCAGTCCCAGACCCATTCGCCAATCCCTGCTGTTGCCCGCGCAGTTCCGGGCTCTTCCGCCCGGCAAATTCTGATCGGAGGTCTTTTCATGCGCATCGGAATCACCTGTTATCCTTCCCACGGCGGATCCGGCGTGGTGGCCACCGAACTCGGCAAACTCTTGGCCGAACGGGGGCATGACATTCATTTCATCACGTATGACATGCCGTTCCGCTTGGGCAGGTTCCACCAGAACATCCGTTACCACGGCGTGGAGGCCAATCGATACGCCGTTTTCAAATTTCCTCCTTACGATCTGGCATTGGCCAGTCGGATGGCTCAGGTGGCCAAGGCTTACCGGCTGGATTTGCTTCATGTGCATTATGCCGTTCCTCATGCCATCGCCGCCGTGTTGGCCAAACAGATGGTGGGGGATCATCTCAAGGTGGTGACCACCCTTCACGGAACGGACATCACCGTGCTCGGCGAAGATCCCGGCCTGAAAGACGTGATCTGTTTCGGCATCTCAAGGAGCGATGCCGTGACGGCCGTGTCCGATTCGCTGGTTCGCCAGACCCGGGAGTTGTTCTGTGTGGATACTCCGATCCGGCGCATTTACAACTTTGTGGATTCCCGGGTGTACTATCCCAAGGACATGTCGTCTCTGCGTGACAGGTACATTTACCCCGGAGAGCGGCTTCTTCTTCACATCTCCAATTTCCGGCCGGTAAAAAGACCGATGGACGTGATCGAGATCTTTCACAGGGTGAACCGGGAAATTCCTTCCCGTCTTCTGTTGGTCGGGGAAGGCCCGGAATTGCCGAAAGTGATGGAGAGGGTCAATGAGTTGGAGTTGCAGGACAAAGTGATCTTTTTGGGGAACCAGGATGAGGTCTCCCAACTGATTTCCCTGGCGGACCTTCTCCTGCTTCCTTCGGCCAAAGAGAGTTTCGGTCTTGTGGCATTGGAAGCGATGGCCTGCGGGGTTCCGACCGTTGCATCCAACATCGGGGGCATTCCCGAAGTGGTGGAGGACGGCGTCACGGGATTCCTGTCCGAGGTCGGAGACGTGGAAAAAATGGCCATGGACGCCGTCCGACTGCTCAAGAACGAAGCATTGGCCCGACAATTTTCGGAAGCCGGTCTCCAGCGGGTGAAGACAAAGTTTTGCGGTCTGCGAATTGTGAAAGAATACGAAGAGTTGTACCGGGAAGTGCTTGAAGGGAAACGGGAGTGACATCGGAGTGGACACACGGAAACAGGCGGCGCTTGAAGTGATCAGGACGTTGGAAAGCACGGGTCATCAAGCGTATCTGGTGGGCGGTTGCGTGCGTGACCAATTGCTCGGCAGAGTACCCGGTGATTACGATGTTGCGACGGACGCCCGTCCGGAACGGGTCCGCGAATTGTTTGAAAGATCCATTCCCACCGGCCTGAAGCACGGAACGGTGACGGTTCTGATGAACGATCTTCCGGTGGAAGTGACCACGTTCCGGGTGGAAGGGGAATACAGGGATCATCGCAGGCCGAGCCGCGTTGAATTCGTGGGGTCACTCCGTCAGGATCTTGCCAGAAGGGATTTCACCATCAACGCCATGGCCATGGACGGCAGCGGTCGGCTCATCGATCCGTTCGGGGGCCTGAAGGATCTGGAAGCGGGGCTCATCCGGACTGTCGGAGATCCGTGCGAACGTTTCGGGGAGGATCCTCTCCGGATGTTGCGGGCCGCCCGCTTTGCGGCCCAATTCGGTTTCCGGTTGGATTCGAAGGCCTGGACGGCGATCGAACGGATGTATCGGGAGTGCCGGCATCTGTCCGTTGAACGGGTCACGTCGGAAATCGGCAAAATGTGGAAAGCGGAGCGGGTGGAACCGGGCATCGAAGTATTGTTCCGAACCGGCCTGATCCGCGGGCTGCCTCCGTTTCTTCGCTGGGAATCGGATGTCTCCCTGACGCCTGAACTCGTGAAACCGTTTGATCTGAGTCGGGATCCTCATCTTCGATGGACATGGCTTCTGTGGGTGTGCGGAACCCGTCCGGAAGAGGCCGGATCCAGGCTTCGTCAACTCAGAATGTCGGGCGACGACATCAAAACCATCTGCACATGCATGGAATTGGGCGGGAATTGGCGTGCCGTCGGGGAACATGAAGGGAAAGAAATGCTCCTCACCCACTCCTTGCAAGAGATACTGGACGCACGGAAGCTGGCCGTGTGGATCCGCGGATGTGAAGACGTCGAGCCGAATGATGCCGCATGGACCCGATGGAACGAGGAAATGCCGGTGAAATCGGTCAAAGATCTGCCCGTGGACGGCACGGCTCTGATTCGCCGCACGGGTCTTCCTCCCGGGCCGTGGGTGGGCAGGGTGCTTCGCGAACTCACCCGTCGGACCGCACTCGGTCTGATTCCTTGCGACGAAGATGCATTGTTGAAAGAAGGGGCTGAACTTGCAGTCGATTCGACATGACATTGTGCGCCTGTTGATCGAACACAAGGACCGTTTTTTGTCCGGTGAGGAATTGAGCCGCCTGGCCGGTTGCAGCCGCGCGGCCGTCTGGAAACACGTGGAGGATCTCAGGCGGGAGGGGTACGAAATCGAAGCCCGGCCGCGCAGCGGATACCGGCTTGTCCATCGACCGGATCGGATCGCTCCGGAAGAGATTTTGCCTCATTTGACCACCCGGAGCTTCGGAAGGGAGATCCGGTACGAACCGACGACCCCTTCCACCCAGATCCTTGCCCGGAAGTGGGCGAGGGAGGGAGCGGCGGAAGGTTCTCTGGTCATCGCGGAAGAACAGGTCCAGGGCAGGGGAAGAATGGGACGGAGCTGGCATTCACCTCCGCGTGCGGGGATCTGGATGAGCCTGATCCTTCGGCCGCCCATCCCGTTGGCTCAAGCCCCCCATCTCACATTGCTTGCTTCGGTGGGGGTCTGCCTGGGAATCCGGGAGTTCACGGGCTTGCCGGTCACCATCAAATGGCCCAATGACCTGCTCATCCATGGAAAAAAAGTGTGCGGCATCCTGACCGAACTGCGGGGAGAACAGGACCGGATCGATCATGTGGTGCTGGGAATCGGCATCAACGTCAATGCACGGGAAGAACACTTTCCCCCCGAATTGAAACCGATTGCCACTTCGCTGGCCGTGGAGGCGGGCGGTGAGTTTCACCGCGCTCCTCTGTTGGCGGCGATCCTGAAGCAACTGGAAGATGTGTATCACCTGTATTTGCGGGAAGGGTTTTCTCCGGTACGTGAAGCCTGGGAACGGGCGGCGGGAATGTTGGGACAGGAAGTGACAGCGAAAACTCCGCAGGGAACGGTCATCGGTGTGGCCGAGCGGTTGAACGATCAGGGGGCCTTGCTGATCCGAACCCAAGGCGGTGAGGTGGCGGTATACTCCGCGGAAATCGAAGTTCCTTGAAAAGCAAACAAACCGGCTGATCCCGGAAATCAGCCGGTTTTTTGTGTGAAGCGGTGCGGGCGAATGCGTCACTCCGACCGCCGACAAGTGTCGGTGATGACGGGTCGGGACTTCCCTTTAGCCGGATTCGCGGCCCAATATCCGTCGCAAGGCCGGTTCCAACTCGGGATGACGGAACGTGTAGCCCTCGTCCAGCAATTTCTTCGGCAATACGGGATTGCCTTTGAGCAACAGTTCTTCACCCATTTCCCCGAACAGAAGGTGGATCGCGAAAGCGGGAACCGGGAAGAGAACGGGTCTTTCGAGCACTTTGCCCAGCGTTCGGACAAACTCTTCGTTGGTGACCGGACGGGGAGCGGTCATGTTGACCACGCCGGAAACGGTTTCCCGTTCCATCAGGAATCGAAGGATGTGGGGAATCTCTTCAATCGAGATCCAACTCATCACCTGCTTTCCGTGGCCGATTTTTCCTCCCAGTCCCATGCGGTACACGGGGAGCATTTGCTTCAGGGCTCCCCCGTCCTTGGAAAGCACGATTCCAAAGCGCAAAAGTACGGTGCGGATGCCGGCCTGGATCGCCGGTTGTGTCGAGGCTTCCCATGGTTGGATCACCGTGGGAAGAAACCCGTCTCCCAACGAGTTGGATTCATCCGATACCAAATCGTATTGGTGGGTGAGACCGATTCCGGATGCGGAAAGGAACACCCGGGGAGGTCGTTTCAATGAAGCCAGCGTGTCTGACAGCAGGGTGGTGCCCTTGACCCGACTGGAGAGTACCTGTTCCTTGTGTTTGCGGGTAAATCTTCCGTTGATGCTCTTGCCGGCCAAATGGATCACGGCATCCATGCCTTCCAGAGCGTCCCGGTCAATCACTCCGCGTTCCGGATCCCACAACGAGTGTCTGCATCGGGGATCTCCGGCCCCCGGCTTTCTGACCAGCAGCAGCAAATCGTGTCCGTCTTTCAGAAACGCATTCACCAAGCAAGTTCCGACCAGTCCGCTGGATCCTGTGATGGCAATCCGCAATGTCCATTCCCCCGATGATGAAGGTGTCACTCTCATTTTCGGAAAAATGGTTTTGATTTTCAATCAAAAAACCAACCCCCGTCCCATATGAGGGCGGGGGTTGGCGGATCGGAACACGTCACAAAAACGCGATCACTTTTTTCAGGATTCTGATCGAATCAATGTTGATGGGAAATTCGGCCACCGTCCGGTCGCTTCGTTTGTCAATCAAATCCACGTAGTTGTCATAGAAATGAACGCGCAACCGGTACTGCTCGTTTTCCCAAAGCAGTTCCGTGGTCGGATTGCCCAGTTCCCGGTAGGCCAACAGCTGTTTCAGGATGTCCATCAGATACTCCGGGCTTCCCATGGGGACCAGACTTGCCAGGATTTCCTGGGACTCCTTCTCATAGGCCACCGCCCGGAGGTTGTTGATTTCGATCTTGTATTTATCGTCTTCCCAAACCAGGGTCTTGAACAATGTACATCACCTTCCAGGGCAGTCATTCCGGACAGGGCACCAAAAAACAAAAGCCCCCTGTTTCCGGTCTGCAAACGGAGTGGGCCAAGAGACTGGATGGACTGGTTGGGCGAAAAAAGTTCAGTTCCTTTTGTCATTAATACATAATTTCGCAGAAAAAGTAAAGACCCCTTTTGCAGGTTCCGGCAAAAAAGGATCATGAAATTCTCGGTTTCAACGGGCTGCCGGGCTGAAAGGAGTCGAGCGGAATCCGGCGGGTGCAGCGGGTACATGCACCATTCAATAACAAAGAATACTTGATTGCCGGACTGATCTGAGACGATAATTGATGATGATCAATTACTCTTGTTTTGGAAACCGTGTCGATGATCCCTGATCGGAGGGCAAGGAGGATCGAAGGATGTCCAGACGGAAGGAAGTTGACGTACATCGTCTGTGGGTGACATTTCCCTACACGCTGTTGTGGAGGCTGGAGAATCTGGCGGATCGGCTTGAAAGCAAGGAGGGAACCCGGCTCCCTTTAAATCAGCTGATTCGCAGGGCAACCGTGGAACTTTTGGAACGGGAAGGAATCCCGCAACCGACCGAAGAGGAACTGGCAGTGTACTTGGAGGAGGTCAAGGAAAGATCCGCCAAGTACACTCGCAAAGATCGCAGGAAAGCCGAATGAGAAGATTGGTGACCAAAAACCGCACTTGACGGGCATTGGAGGGATCCCCTCCAATGCCCGTTGTTGATGAATCATTCAGTATCTGTAGACATCAATCAATCCCTCAAAACGATAGTTTGGCCAGCTGTCAACAATGTCCACATAATACGTTCCGGCTTTCATGTTGGTGAAATAGACAACTCCTGAGGCGAAGCTTTTGTATGCCGTGCAATTTCCGGTTGACGCATTGCACAGACGAACGGACAGGGGAGAGAAATCATCTTGTGGAGATTTCACCCCGTTATTGATGTTGATGCGATCAACAGCCCAAATGGAGAGCTGCACGTTCGGTTCCGATGAAGTGGTGGAAAGGGTGAAATCCCATTTCCCGTCTTCCGTTTGCCAATATCCAGATCCCAGATACGACGCTGCAAACGCCTCTGCTCCAAAGAACATCCCGAATGCCAGCATGAACGCCCCGAGCGATACGACCAGTTTCTTGATCATCGATGGTCCCTCCTTCGGATTCTCGGGAAGCATCATCTTTTGCTCGAGAAGTCGGTCGTCTTTTGGTGGGTCCCCCGGTTGTTGATTCAGACCAAATGTTTGGTACGATTTAATTTTAACATATACTTGAATTGACAACAACCGGATTTTTTAGAAAAAATAATAAAAAGAAAAATTCAAACAAAACAGATTCAGCAGTTGATGTATCGTACGCGAAGAAACATGGGTTTGGATGGTGATGGATCTTGTCATTCATGTTCCGTTTCGTATGAAAATGAAAAAATCATTCAGGATGCAGATGAATTGTGTGCGGCCGGAATCGTCATCAGGAGGATTGTGTGTGTGATTATTTCAAATTTCATCATTGCGGACTCTCTGCTCCATCTTCACGACGGTTTCTGTACATGGCTCTGTCGTTTCGCGGTCAGTGGGTTCTGCGGGAGGAGATCCCCGCGGGAAAAGTGGAGAACGATGAGCAGCCTGAATCTGCGGTCTTGCGGGAATTGCGTGAGGAGACCGGTTATACATCCGACACGGTCCCCTTGAAACTGGGCACCTTTTATACGAATCCCGCCGTGTCGAACAATACGATCACCACCTTTTTGCTCAGGGATTGTTATCGAGTCGGCGAGCAAAGGTTGGATCCCGCCGAACACGTGGAATGGTTGGTGATTCCGGTGTCAGAGTTCGAGAAAATGATCAGGGAGGGAAGGATCCGCCGGTTGTTCACCGTGTTTGCATACAACTTGGCGAAAAGCTTCCTGAAATGACCAGGCACCGTTGTCGCTGCGAAGATGCATTTCTCAGTCGGGACCGGGTTGCGTCATCGGAGCAGGCACACAACTTATTTGCAAATAAGGTAAACAAGTTTGCACCGCAAACAAATATCCGCACTCATGATGAAATCCGGCCAGTGATCGCCGCCACGCGGATATTTTTAACTCAGTAAAGTATTCCATTGCATTTTTGTCAAAAATTCGATAACCTGAAGGAGGGCGGCAGGCGACATCCAGTTTCTGGAGTTGCACTGGTTTCAAACGCCTGAAAAACCTTGGAATGAATTTTTTGATTCTGCTTCGAGCCGAAGGGACGGAGACAGAGGTGACCATGTCGATGGCGGCAGCGCCTTTCAGTCCCCTTTGTGACTGGAAGGTGCTTTGTTTTTCTCTGTATCCCCGTCCTCACTTCAAGGAGGAGGGAACATCCGTGAAGCGTGTGACGACCCGAACGCTGATGCGCATGAAACAGGAACAAGAACCGATCGCCATGATCACGGCCTATGATTATCCGACGGCGAAAATCGCCGAGGAGGCCGGGGCTGACATTTTGTTGGTCGGCGATTCGTTGGGAATGGTGGTGTTGGGATACGACTCCACCATTCCGGTGACTTTGGAAGACATGTTGCACCACACCAAAGCGGTGACCCGGGGGGCCTCGCGGGCGATGGTGGTGGCGGACATGCCGTTCATGACCGCTCATTTGTCCGGAGACGAGACGCTTCGCGCGGCTGCCCGTCTGATGCAGGAGGGCGGGGCGTACGGTGTGAAGTTGGAAGGCGGAGAAACCGTCTTGTCCAATGTGGAACGGTTGGTTTCCGCCGGAATCCCGGTGATGGGACATCTCGGCCTCACCCCGCAATCGGTCAATCAGTTGGGCGGTTACCGGATCCAGGGGAGAGATGAACAGGCGGCCAGAAAGCTGCTGGAAGATGCCAAGCGGCTGGAGGAGGCGGGGGTCTTCTCGCTGGTGCTGGAGTGCGTGCCGGAAGAGCTGGCGCAGTTGGTGACCGAACAACTGTCCGTGCCGGTCATCGGAATCGGGGCGGGGCGGCATTGTGACGGACAAGTGCTGGTGTATCATGATTTGTTGGCCATTCCCGGCGGTTGGCA from Staphylospora marina includes:
- a CDS encoding sporulation protein YpjB; this encodes MGKGWSGGLLLLVSVWLMWGSVPVVEAATEAPQEALEWANLARKVEELVIRGDLVSARDQLAVLSRRFSGADLSGKHLHVDAIHALSGTLLEMERQLNRVRPDETGLLRTARQLVIAFDAAAHPHQPLWKESYDTIRKHSEALLLPIRMQRREAYDTALERLEQEYRLIRPGLVVAKSPAVVSRMDSLMAFLKKAQDWKEIRYAADQWLALLQPLFFGTEKEVMAVVTGWDERVTWRFALWLGMLTATALTWASWNKYRQTVASGGTG
- a CDS encoding YitT family protein; this encodes MKQGKLLNHTKNIAAIFLGALIFSVGINYFAIPAQLAEGGLTGIALLVHYWLGWDVGIVIWTLNIPLLIIGWRELGKRTFIYTVIGINALTLMLSLTEFLRHQWTGPVEDFLLCALYTGVMVGLGLGLIFRVGGTTGGVDIIARLANKWFGLSIGKTMFLFDFAVIGCSVFLIGINKAMYTLVAVFVGARVVDFVVEGLNASKAATIISNCPHELARAITQKMNRGVTLLKGRGGYTGQEKDVLYAVVAPNELPKLKRIINKTDPYAFVVVHDTRDVQGEGFTYDNPDEVSAEKE
- a CDS encoding nucleotide pyrophosphohydrolase produces the protein MAGKTLSDIQQEVHEYISQFKEGYFKPLSMLARMTEEVGELAREVNHLYGEKPKKPGEKENTVSGELGDILFIVVCFANSLGISLEEAFDEVMQKYRTRDANRWTRIEKP
- the dapB gene encoding 4-hydroxy-tetrahydrodipicolinate reductase, with amino-acid sequence MAIRVIVAGASGRMGQEVVKMIRNEDKIRLVGGVSRSRKGEDAGEVAGVGPLGVTLVGSVEEALKQTEADVLVDLTVPHAVKAHMELAIRAGVRPVVGTSGLSRDDLNGIARLCAERGVGAIVAPNFAIGAVLMMMFARKAAQYLPHVEIIESHHDRKLDAPSGTAVKTAEMIAQNRPEFRQGHPDEEEWIDGARGAFVQGFRIHSVRLPGLVAHQEVLFGGHGQLLTIRHDSFNRESFMPGVKLAIEKVLQLDGLVYGLENILE
- a CDS encoding 1-aminocyclopropane-1-carboxylate deaminase/D-cysteine desulfhydrase; amino-acid sequence: MKKETPRFPILTGETPLQPLRRFSEHAGAEIWIKRDDLTGIGVGGNKLRKLEFLLGEALDRGCDLVLTGGSPQSNHARLTAAAAAAAGLKARLLFAGRRTGPMQGNLLLDRILGAEVILTGKYGTKGLLEAMEEEAENARSAGLNPYVIPVGGSTPVGDWGYVLAWRELESQRERMGIPPFDEIVVALGTGGTLAGLWIGGFLDGSKTRLTGISVWETKERAIPELRGHAENLAAWIGVTPPPDESGVEVDDRFFGPKYGVPSEAGNAAIRLLARTEGIFADPVYTGKALAGMLERIRRGEMAGRRILFWHTGGLPAVFAHAASFEEDDGS
- a CDS encoding methylglyoxal synthase, with translation MNIALIAHDRMKEQMIRFCLAYEPILRRHSLFATGTTGTRVMEATGLNVRRFLSGPLGGDQQIGALVAEDRMDLILFFRDPLTAQPHEPDILALLRLADVHDIPVATNLASAEILIRAVERGELSWRESKNER
- the bshB1 gene encoding bacillithiol biosynthesis deacetylase BshB1, whose protein sequence is MEGTNSVDILAFGAHPDDVEIGVGGILAKHAAAGFSIAICNLTHAELSSNGTVEIRKMEAKQAARILGVRKLINLGFPDRGLRGDREEVLKIAQVIRQLRPKIVLSPYFEDRHPDHVMTSRLVKDAVFDAAIRKIRTPGDEAPHRVPQVYHYFINDIHPADVIVDISDFYEIKVNAILAYRSQFDRQSGEVSTPLNNPAYLAMIRGRDQLWGQQVGSMYGEALVSPRPIRQSLLLPAQFRALPPGKF
- the bshA gene encoding N-acetyl-alpha-D-glucosaminyl L-malate synthase BshA, yielding MRIGITCYPSHGGSGVVATELGKLLAERGHDIHFITYDMPFRLGRFHQNIRYHGVEANRYAVFKFPPYDLALASRMAQVAKAYRLDLLHVHYAVPHAIAAVLAKQMVGDHLKVVTTLHGTDITVLGEDPGLKDVICFGISRSDAVTAVSDSLVRQTRELFCVDTPIRRIYNFVDSRVYYPKDMSSLRDRYIYPGERLLLHISNFRPVKRPMDVIEIFHRVNREIPSRLLLVGEGPELPKVMERVNELELQDKVIFLGNQDEVSQLISLADLLLLPSAKESFGLVALEAMACGVPTVASNIGGIPEVVEDGVTGFLSEVGDVEKMAMDAVRLLKNEALARQFSEAGLQRVKTKFCGLRIVKEYEELYREVLEGKRE
- a CDS encoding CCA tRNA nucleotidyltransferase, producing MDTRKQAALEVIRTLESTGHQAYLVGGCVRDQLLGRVPGDYDVATDARPERVRELFERSIPTGLKHGTVTVLMNDLPVEVTTFRVEGEYRDHRRPSRVEFVGSLRQDLARRDFTINAMAMDGSGRLIDPFGGLKDLEAGLIRTVGDPCERFGEDPLRMLRAARFAAQFGFRLDSKAWTAIERMYRECRHLSVERVTSEIGKMWKAERVEPGIEVLFRTGLIRGLPPFLRWESDVSLTPELVKPFDLSRDPHLRWTWLLWVCGTRPEEAGSRLRQLRMSGDDIKTICTCMELGGNWRAVGEHEGKEMLLTHSLQEILDARKLAVWIRGCEDVEPNDAAWTRWNEEMPVKSVKDLPVDGTALIRRTGLPPGPWVGRVLRELTRRTALGLIPCDEDALLKEGAELAVDST